From one Prochlorococcus marinus str. MIT 0912 genomic stretch:
- a CDS encoding rod shape-determining protein has protein sequence MFFNRFKFSRDIGIDLGTANTLIYVSGKGIVLQEPSVVAMDLEEGVPLAVGDDAKLMLGRTPGNIRAVRPLRDGVIADFDAAEQMLKTFIQKCNEGRGIIAPRLVVGIPSGVTGVERRAVREAGLAGAREVHLIDEPVAAAIGAALPVTEPIGTMIVDIGGGTTEVAVLSLGGTVLSESVRVAGDEINDSIATYLKKVHNLVVGERTAEEIKIKIGSAFPSNEFDLQSIDVRGLHLLSGLPRSINLKAGDLREAMSEPLNKIVDAVKRTLERTPPELAADIVDRGIMLAGGGALVRGISDLLSHETGIFTHVAEDPLLCVVNGCGLVLDDFKSMRRVLDTPDFARNVIRD, from the coding sequence GTGTTTTTTAACCGTTTTAAATTCTCCCGAGATATTGGGATTGATTTAGGTACAGCAAATACCTTGATTTATGTTTCTGGTAAGGGAATCGTATTGCAAGAACCTTCTGTTGTAGCAATGGATCTAGAAGAGGGAGTTCCTCTCGCCGTAGGCGATGATGCAAAGTTAATGTTAGGGCGAACACCAGGAAATATTCGGGCCGTTAGGCCTCTTAGGGATGGCGTCATAGCGGATTTTGATGCAGCTGAGCAAATGCTTAAGACATTTATTCAAAAATGCAATGAGGGCCGTGGAATTATTGCACCTCGACTAGTTGTTGGTATTCCTAGTGGTGTGACTGGTGTGGAGAGACGAGCAGTTCGTGAAGCTGGTCTTGCGGGAGCGAGAGAGGTTCATTTGATTGATGAACCTGTTGCGGCTGCAATAGGAGCTGCTTTGCCGGTAACAGAGCCAATAGGAACAATGATCGTTGATATTGGCGGGGGTACTACTGAAGTAGCTGTTTTAAGCCTTGGAGGAACAGTTTTAAGTGAATCTGTAAGGGTTGCAGGCGATGAAATTAATGATTCCATCGCAACTTATTTGAAAAAAGTACATAATTTAGTAGTTGGCGAAAGAACAGCTGAAGAGATAAAAATTAAAATCGGATCAGCTTTTCCATCCAATGAATTTGATTTGCAATCAATAGATGTAAGGGGGTTACATTTGCTTTCAGGTTTACCTCGTTCAATCAATTTGAAAGCAGGAGATTTACGTGAAGCCATGTCAGAGCCTTTGAATAAGATTGTTGATGCTGTAAAAAGAACACTCGAGAGAACTCCACCGGAACTGGCTGCAGATATTGTTGATAGGGGAATAATGTTGGCAGGAGGTGGAGCATTAGTGAGAGGAATTAGTGATCTGTTAAGTCATGAAACAGGAATTTTTACTCACGTGGCTGAGGACCCATTGTTATGTGTTGTCAATGGATGTGGGCTTGTTTTAGATGACTTTAAATCAATGCGAAGAGTTTTAGATACGCCTGATTTTGCTAGAAATGTAATTAGAGATTGA
- a CDS encoding carbohydrate kinase family protein: MNAGSVIAIGEALIDRLGPLGGDPSCDLPVTDCFGGAPANVACALGRLGVNVSFISCLGNDSFGKNFKNLLIQREINISGLQQDMLRPTRVVLVRRDSYGERSFEGFEGDKGMGFADQAISREKIIRDWPLVTENAQWLVAGTIPLASEISSKAFLWCIENALHAGIKIALDLNWRPTFWRNKVSTFLEPSKKEKNQIFSILKNVSLIKLAKEEAQWFFNTTDPTQISSSFAHRPSVVVTDGSNPISWRLNNHIGKSFAITPSSVVDTTGAGDAFTAGLIYKLISVDLDQISQQFAEEIIQFGIACGSHVCKGLGAIDAQPFLDDIDNLLS; this comes from the coding sequence AGCTTTGATAGATCGACTTGGTCCTCTAGGGGGAGATCCCTCTTGTGATTTGCCAGTAACAGATTGTTTTGGAGGTGCTCCAGCAAATGTTGCTTGTGCCTTAGGGCGTCTAGGGGTGAATGTTTCTTTTATTAGCTGTTTAGGAAATGATTCTTTTGGGAAAAATTTTAAAAATCTATTGATTCAGAGAGAAATTAATATCTCTGGATTACAGCAAGATATGCTTCGTCCTACAAGAGTTGTACTAGTTCGCAGAGATTCTTATGGAGAAAGATCTTTTGAAGGATTTGAGGGAGATAAAGGCATGGGATTTGCTGATCAAGCTATATCGCGGGAAAAAATTATTCGAGATTGGCCATTGGTTACAGAGAATGCGCAATGGTTAGTTGCGGGAACAATTCCTCTGGCTTCAGAAATATCATCTAAAGCCTTTTTATGGTGTATTGAAAATGCTTTGCATGCAGGAATAAAAATTGCATTGGATCTGAATTGGCGCCCAACTTTTTGGCGAAACAAAGTTTCAACATTCTTAGAGCCCTCTAAAAAAGAAAAAAATCAAATATTTTCAATTTTAAAAAACGTTTCATTAATAAAACTCGCAAAAGAGGAGGCCCAATGGTTCTTTAATACCACTGATCCAACTCAAATTTCTTCATCTTTTGCTCATAGACCATCTGTTGTTGTTACTGATGGATCAAATCCCATTTCATGGCGACTTAATAATCACATTGGTAAATCTTTTGCGATAACCCCTTCATCTGTGGTTGATACGACTGGCGCTGGTGATGCATTCACAGCAGGATTGATTTATAAACTAATATCTGTTGATTTAGATCAAATAAGTCAACAATTTGCTGAAGAAATTATTCAATTTGGAATTGCATGCGGTTCTCATGTTTGCAAAGGATTAGGAGCGATTGATGCACAACCTTTCCTTGATGATATTGATAATTTATTATCTTAA
- the ahcY gene encoding adenosylhomocysteinase: MFAATKSNLNSIGNNTDYIVNDITEAEFGRKELLIAETEMPGLMALRKKYGSQKPLQGAYIAGSLHMTIQTGVLIETLVELGAKVRWASCNIFSTQDHAAAAIANSGVPVFAKKGETLDEYWEYTHKIFEWRDGEAANMILDDGGDATGLIILGSKAEEDISVLENPSNEEEIALFASIKKKLSQDPNFYSKAKSFIKGVTEETTTGVARLYQMEKNGELVFPAINVNDSVTKSKFDNLYGCRESLVDGIKRATDVMVAGKVALVMGYGDVGKGSAQSLRGLGATVMISEIDPICALQAAMEGFRVVRLDEVVEDVDIFVTATGNFQVIRHEHLIRMKNESIVCNIGHFDNEIEVSSLKSYEWENIKPQVDHITLPSGNKIILLAEGRLVNLGCATGHPSFVMSNSFTNQVLAQIELFKYGVKYLNKVYVLPKHLDEMVAILHLDKIGAKLTKLTQEQAEYINVPIEGPYKTDQYRY; the protein is encoded by the coding sequence ATGTTCGCAGCAACTAAGTCAAATCTCAACAGTATTGGAAATAATACTGATTACATAGTTAACGATATAACCGAAGCAGAGTTTGGGCGAAAAGAACTATTGATTGCTGAAACCGAAATGCCAGGTTTAATGGCACTTAGAAAAAAATATGGATCCCAAAAACCATTACAAGGGGCCTACATAGCAGGTAGTCTTCACATGACTATTCAAACAGGAGTCCTGATTGAGACTCTTGTTGAGCTTGGTGCAAAAGTTAGATGGGCTTCGTGTAATATTTTCTCTACTCAAGATCATGCTGCTGCAGCTATAGCAAATTCAGGAGTACCAGTATTTGCTAAGAAGGGAGAAACTTTAGATGAGTACTGGGAATATACACACAAAATTTTTGAATGGAGAGATGGTGAAGCTGCAAATATGATTCTTGACGATGGTGGTGATGCGACTGGGTTGATTATTTTGGGTAGCAAAGCGGAAGAGGATATTTCAGTTCTTGAGAACCCTTCAAATGAAGAGGAAATTGCATTATTTGCCTCTATAAAGAAAAAACTTTCTCAAGATCCTAATTTTTATTCAAAGGCTAAATCCTTTATAAAGGGTGTTACTGAGGAAACTACAACTGGTGTAGCTCGTCTTTACCAGATGGAAAAAAATGGAGAACTTGTTTTCCCCGCAATTAACGTAAATGACTCTGTGACTAAAAGTAAGTTTGATAATCTTTATGGCTGCCGAGAATCCTTGGTGGATGGCATTAAAAGAGCTACAGATGTGATGGTGGCTGGCAAGGTTGCTCTTGTTATGGGGTATGGAGATGTGGGAAAAGGTTCTGCTCAGTCTTTAAGAGGTTTAGGGGCGACAGTTATGATTTCTGAAATAGATCCCATATGTGCTCTTCAAGCTGCAATGGAGGGATTTAGAGTTGTGAGGCTAGATGAAGTGGTAGAAGATGTAGATATTTTTGTTACTGCTACTGGGAATTTTCAAGTTATTCGTCATGAGCATTTGATAAGAATGAAGAATGAATCGATAGTTTGTAATATCGGCCATTTTGATAATGAAATTGAGGTTTCCTCTTTAAAGTCTTATGAGTGGGAAAATATTAAACCTCAAGTTGATCACATCACTTTGCCAAGTGGTAATAAAATAATTCTTTTAGCAGAAGGAAGATTAGTTAATCTTGGATGTGCTACTGGGCATCCTAGTTTTGTTATGAGTAATTCGTTTACTAATCAAGTATTAGCTCAAATCGAATTATTCAAATATGGAGTTAAATATTTGAATAAAGTTTATGTTTTACCAAAACATTTAGATGAAATGGTAGCTATTCTTCATTTAGATAAGATAGGAGCAAAATTAACTAAGTTAACTCAAGAGCAAGCCGAATATATTAATGTTCCAATTGAAGGACCTTACAAGACTGATCAATATCGTTATTAA
- the tsaE gene encoding tRNA (adenosine(37)-N6)-threonylcarbamoyltransferase complex ATPase subunit type 1 TsaE — protein sequence MEKDTEKKFEVFNSFAQQTNNFCWTLDKPESTMSLGSTLTKKFPDLSILLLKGPLGAGKTTLVKGIAKSLRIQEPITSPTFPLSQHYPLGSPPLIHLDLYRIEETNAANEFFLQEEEESKAIGALMVVEWPERLSLPLPDAWRGKLEYSLGNKSRSFQLIPPFN from the coding sequence GTGGAAAAAGATACTGAAAAAAAATTCGAGGTTTTTAATTCATTTGCTCAGCAAACTAATAATTTCTGCTGGACTCTAGACAAACCTGAATCAACGATGTCATTAGGTTCAACATTAACAAAAAAATTTCCAGATCTAAGCATTCTCCTTTTAAAAGGTCCTCTTGGAGCAGGAAAAACCACATTAGTTAAAGGAATTGCAAAAAGCTTAAGAATTCAAGAACCCATAACATCTCCCACTTTCCCTTTATCACAACATTATCCCCTTGGATCACCTCCTTTGATACATCTTGATCTCTATAGAATCGAAGAAACAAATGCGGCTAACGAATTTTTTTTACAAGAAGAAGAAGAATCCAAAGCCATAGGTGCATTGATGGTCGTTGAATGGCCAGAGAGATTATCTTTGCCTTTGCCTGATGCTTGGAGGGGAAAATTAGAATATTCCTTAGGCAATAAATCCCGATCTTTTCAGCTGATTCCTCCTTTTAATTAA
- a CDS encoding DedA family protein, which translates to MEISEFISSLPVFIGNAVETNQWIGYGAILLAMFLENLIPPIPSELIMPLGGYYVSQGQLDFLPVVLSGLIGTVIGALPWYGIGRLVNEERLEKWLEKHGRWLGINPQELARSRKWFNRYGVSLVFWGRLVPGIRTLISVPAGVELMPMTPFLIWTTAGSLIWTLFLTITGFYLGDNYANIANWISPFSSIFKAIIVLIIFGACITLIYKTLRKLIKN; encoded by the coding sequence ATGGAAATATCTGAATTTATATCTTCTTTACCAGTATTCATAGGAAATGCAGTTGAGACTAATCAATGGATCGGTTATGGGGCGATCCTGTTAGCAATGTTTTTGGAAAATTTAATTCCACCAATTCCTTCAGAGTTGATTATGCCTCTTGGTGGTTATTATGTTTCTCAAGGTCAATTAGATTTTTTACCAGTTGTTTTATCAGGTTTAATTGGAACTGTTATTGGAGCTTTGCCTTGGTATGGAATTGGTAGATTAGTGAATGAAGAAAGACTTGAGAAATGGCTTGAGAAACATGGGCGTTGGCTTGGAATTAATCCTCAGGAACTTGCTAGGAGTCGTAAATGGTTCAACAGGTATGGAGTTTCTTTAGTGTTTTGGGGAAGATTAGTTCCTGGAATTCGTACTTTGATTTCAGTACCCGCTGGGGTTGAGTTGATGCCCATGACCCCATTTCTGATTTGGACAACTGCAGGAAGCTTGATTTGGACCTTGTTTCTAACAATTACAGGATTTTATTTGGGCGATAATTATGCAAATATCGCAAATTGGATTAGTCCTTTCTCAAGTATCTTTAAGGCAATAATAGTTTTAATTATCTTTGGCGCTTGTATAACTTTAATTTATAAAACTCTCCGTAAACTAATTAAAAATTAA
- a CDS encoding single-stranded DNA-binding protein: protein MGINSVTLVGRAGRDPEVKYFESGTVVANLTMAVNRRNRNDEPDWFNLEIWGKQAQVAADYVKKGSLIGITGSFKLDSWKDRNTGEDRNKPVVRVDRLELLGSKRDSENSNFQNNNSFNQQPSNDEIPF, encoded by the coding sequence ATGGGAATAAATTCAGTCACTCTTGTGGGCAGAGCAGGAAGAGACCCTGAAGTTAAATATTTTGAATCTGGAACTGTAGTAGCGAATCTAACAATGGCTGTAAATAGACGAAATCGAAACGATGAGCCAGATTGGTTCAACTTAGAAATTTGGGGCAAACAAGCACAAGTCGCAGCCGATTATGTTAAAAAAGGCTCTTTAATAGGTATAACTGGTAGCTTCAAATTAGATAGCTGGAAAGATCGTAATACTGGAGAGGATAGAAACAAGCCAGTTGTTAGAGTAGATCGTCTTGAATTATTAGGATCCAAAAGAGATTCAGAAAATAGTAATTTCCAAAATAATAATTCATTTAATCAGCAGCCAAGTAATGACGAAATTCCATTTTAA